A region of uncultured Carboxylicivirga sp. DNA encodes the following proteins:
- a CDS encoding DUF4907 domain-containing protein — translation MTSLFRKYKLHYLIVLGVVMVYFIPLLFAEFTSDAKFSSQVFTMDKGYGYEIMVNGKVFIHQEYIPGIKGYNLFESKDKAQIVADMVVNKLIHDESPTVSGEELIKAGVIQHETVN, via the coding sequence ATGACTAGTCTGTTTCGGAAATATAAACTTCATTATCTGATTGTATTGGGAGTAGTAATGGTATATTTTATTCCACTGTTATTCGCCGAATTTACTTCAGATGCAAAATTTTCCAGCCAGGTGTTTACCATGGATAAAGGATATGGGTATGAGATTATGGTAAATGGTAAAGTATTTATTCATCAGGAATATATACCTGGCATTAAAGGGTACAACTTATTCGAATCAAAAGATAAAGCGCAAATAGTGGCTGACATGGTTGTGAACAAATTGATTCATGACGAGTCGCCTACAGTTAGCGGAGAAGAGCTTATAAAAGCAGGGGTTATTCAGCATGAAACGGTAAACTGA
- a CDS encoding kelch repeat-containing protein, producing MRKNFFYTWLMVIMALLIVSCSDDDDDDDLYGNWIKKGSFEGIPRSDAVSFTIGDYAYVGTGYNGDEDERLTDFWRYNAEKDAWDSTSVAQFPGVGRNSAVAFSAAGKGYVTTGFDGKNKLKDLWEYDPEANTWTQKADFPGSGRYDAIAFTVNDIGYVGTGYDGNLLKDFYKYDPSTNTWEKVTSIGGSKRRNGTAFVINDLAYVCMGTDNGEYLGDLWEYDADTDTWTEKRKIANDANEDESYDDDYEIVGVYASAFTTGGLGYVATGGPGYPGVRTWEYDPSTDLWTERSEFEGSARYGAVAFTLNDVPFVGTGRSSSAYFDDVYKFDPNAEQDDND from the coding sequence ATGCGAAAAAATTTCTTTTATACATGGTTAATGGTCATAATGGCCCTTTTGATTGTATCGTGTAGCGATGATGATGATGATGATGATTTATATGGTAACTGGATAAAGAAAGGTTCTTTTGAAGGTATTCCACGAAGCGATGCTGTTTCGTTTACAATTGGTGATTATGCTTATGTAGGAACCGGATATAATGGTGATGAGGATGAGCGATTGACTGATTTCTGGAGATATAATGCTGAGAAAGACGCCTGGGATTCAACATCTGTTGCTCAATTTCCTGGTGTAGGACGAAACAGTGCAGTTGCTTTTAGTGCAGCTGGTAAAGGATATGTAACAACCGGTTTTGATGGAAAAAATAAACTGAAAGACCTTTGGGAATATGATCCTGAAGCAAATACCTGGACTCAAAAAGCAGATTTCCCGGGTAGCGGACGATATGACGCCATTGCTTTTACAGTTAATGATATAGGTTACGTTGGGACAGGTTATGATGGTAATTTATTGAAGGATTTCTATAAATATGATCCATCAACAAATACGTGGGAGAAAGTAACCAGTATTGGAGGTAGTAAACGACGTAATGGTACAGCCTTTGTGATTAATGATCTGGCATACGTTTGCATGGGAACCGATAACGGTGAGTATTTGGGTGATTTGTGGGAGTATGATGCAGACACTGATACCTGGACTGAGAAAAGAAAGATTGCCAATGATGCTAACGAAGATGAAAGTTACGATGATGACTACGAAATCGTTGGGGTTTATGCTTCAGCTTTCACAACAGGTGGATTAGGTTATGTGGCAACCGGTGGTCCTGGTTATCCTGGAGTCAGAACATGGGAGTATGATCCATCAACTGATTTGTGGACAGAGAGAAGTGAGTTTGAAGGTTCAGCTCGTTATGGTGCAGTAGCATTTACATTAAATGATGTTCCGTTTGTAGGTACAGGTCGTAGTTCAAGTGCATATTTCGATGATGTATATAAATTCGATCCAAACGCAGAGCAAGACGATAATGACTAG